In the genome of Petrotoga olearia DSM 13574, one region contains:
- the recA gene encoding recombinase RecA, translating to MAKNDSKDTNKDELLEKLVKELEKNHGTGSVMIMGKGLDNSNISVVPSGCLSLDIALGVGGYPRGRIVEIYGNESSGKTTLALHSLAEVQKLNGIVAFVDAEHALDVEYAKKLGVDVDKLIVSQPDYGEQALEIVDSLIRSNIVDLIVVDSVAALVPKAEIEGAMGDSHMGLQARLMSQALRKLAGSISKSKSIVIFINQVRMKIGVVYGNPETTTGGIALKFYSTIRVEVRKGNAIREGKDQIGNETTLKIVKNKVAPPFKQANVDMIFGRGIAKENDIFNLAVEEDLIQRKGAWFSYINENGEEISLGQGKTNSISYLMENPDILNYLEYTIRKKHNLIIPDYLIEKFESNSSKSKKEKNEEVQKN from the coding sequence ATGGCTAAAAATGATTCTAAAGATACAAATAAAGATGAATTGTTAGAAAAGCTTGTTAAAGAATTAGAAAAAAATCATGGAACAGGATCGGTCATGATAATGGGTAAGGGATTGGATAATAGCAATATATCAGTTGTACCAAGTGGATGCTTATCGCTAGACATAGCTTTAGGTGTTGGTGGATATCCAAGGGGTAGAATTGTAGAAATATACGGAAACGAATCATCAGGTAAAACTACTCTGGCTCTTCACTCTTTAGCAGAAGTCCAAAAATTGAACGGTATAGTCGCATTTGTTGATGCCGAACATGCTCTAGATGTTGAATATGCTAAAAAGTTAGGAGTAGATGTCGACAAATTAATTGTTTCACAACCGGATTATGGTGAACAAGCCCTTGAAATTGTAGATTCTTTGATAAGATCTAACATAGTAGACCTAATTGTAGTAGACTCTGTAGCCGCTTTAGTTCCAAAAGCAGAAATAGAAGGAGCTATGGGAGATTCCCACATGGGACTTCAAGCAAGACTCATGTCTCAAGCTCTAAGAAAATTAGCTGGAAGTATAAGTAAATCCAAATCTATAGTTATATTTATAAACCAGGTAAGGATGAAAATAGGTGTAGTCTATGGTAACCCAGAAACTACTACCGGAGGAATTGCGTTAAAATTTTATTCTACTATAAGGGTAGAGGTTAGGAAAGGTAATGCGATAAGAGAAGGAAAAGATCAAATTGGAAATGAAACAACCTTAAAAATTGTAAAAAATAAGGTGGCTCCACCCTTTAAGCAGGCAAACGTAGACATGATTTTTGGACGCGGTATCGCTAAAGAAAACGATATCTTTAACCTAGCTGTAGAGGAAGATTTAATTCAAAGAAAAGGTGCTTGGTTCTCCTATATCAACGAAAACGGCGAAGAGATCAGCTTAGGGCAAGGTAAAACTAATTCAATTAGTTATCTCATGGAAAATCCTGACATCCTTAATTATTTAGAATATACGATTCGTAAGAAACACAATTTAATTATTCCTGATTATCTAATAGAGAAGTTTGAATCTAACTCTTCAAAAAGCAAAAAAGAGAAAAATGAAGAAGTACAAAAAAATTAA
- a CDS encoding regulatory protein RecX: MKKYKKINPKDEKAAEKSALNLIKYRARSEKELSSRLKEKGFDDEVIGKVVEKCKKSGLIDDKLFAYLYTYDKLTLDKKGPLFIHHELKRLGVEESLISESLEKVKNEVDINAIALELAKNYYERKQDILKTKAYLYRRGFEPDIINCVIENLRGD; the protein is encoded by the coding sequence ATGAAGAAGTACAAAAAAATTAATCCAAAAGATGAAAAAGCAGCTGAAAAATCTGCATTGAATTTAATAAAATATCGTGCCAGATCGGAAAAAGAACTTTCATCCCGTCTAAAAGAAAAAGGCTTTGATGATGAGGTTATTGGTAAAGTGGTAGAAAAATGCAAGAAGAGCGGTTTGATAGATGACAAACTTTTCGCATATCTATACACATATGATAAGTTAACTTTAGACAAAAAAGGTCCTTTGTTTATACACCATGAACTAAAACGGTTGGGAGTAGAGGAAAGTTTGATTTCTGAGTCCCTTGAAAAAGTTAAAAATGAAGTAGATATTAATGCAATTGCCTTAGAATTGGCAAAAAATTATTATGAAAGAAAACAGGACATTCTCAAAACTAAAGCTTACTTGTATAGAAGAGGTTTTGAGCCAGACATTATAAACTGTGTTATTGAAAACTTAAGAGGTGATTGA